A genomic segment from Truepera sp. encodes:
- the rpsB gene encoding 30S ribosomal protein S2, whose product MSYLGMKQLLEAGVHFGHETKRCNPKMKRYIFAERNGIFIIDLQKTLVESEKSFDFLRDLAGRGGIILFVGAKKQAQEILAAEAKRCGMPYINERWLGGLLTNFKTIRTRVERLRELEAMFEDESILRFTKKEQIDLGKELQRLQRYLGGIRDLNRLPDALFIIDPAKEAIAVKEANKLDIPVVALADTDSDPDVLDFIIPGNDDAIRSIQLVTARLADVIIEMRGGEDVAVAPTTEDRATLRMPMSGPERAIQEAAAAAEGDGSSAEGTEGGGAPAATKAGEGDAPAGAAATEVAAVTEAAAAGESAESTTTASTTPEGGDAEGGAEAADAEEA is encoded by the coding sequence TGCTCGAAGCCGGCGTGCACTTCGGCCACGAGACCAAGCGCTGCAACCCGAAGATGAAGCGTTACATCTTCGCCGAGCGCAACGGCATCTTCATCATCGACCTGCAGAAGACCCTCGTCGAGAGCGAGAAGTCGTTCGACTTCCTGCGTGACCTCGCCGGCCGCGGGGGAATCATCCTCTTCGTCGGCGCCAAGAAGCAGGCGCAGGAGATCCTAGCGGCCGAGGCGAAGCGTTGCGGCATGCCGTACATCAACGAGCGTTGGTTGGGCGGCCTCCTGACGAACTTCAAGACCATCCGCACGCGCGTCGAGCGCCTGCGGGAACTCGAGGCCATGTTCGAGGACGAGTCGATCCTGCGGTTCACCAAGAAGGAGCAGATCGACCTCGGCAAGGAGCTCCAGCGCCTCCAACGTTACCTGGGCGGCATCCGCGACCTCAACCGCCTGCCCGACGCGCTCTTCATCATCGACCCGGCCAAGGAGGCCATCGCCGTCAAGGAGGCCAACAAGCTCGACATCCCGGTAGTGGCCCTTGCCGACACGGACTCCGACCCCGACGTCCTCGACTTCATCATCCCGGGCAACGACGACGCCATCCGCTCCATCCAGCTGGTGACCGCGCGCTTGGCCGACGTGATAATCGAGATGCGCGGTGGGGAGGACGTCGCGGTCGCCCCCACCACGGAAGACCGTGCGACGCTCCGCATGCCCATGTCGGGCCCGGAACGCGCCATCCAAGAGGCGGCCGCCGCGGCCGAGGGTGATGGCAGCAGCGCTGAAGGCACCGAGGGCGGCGGGGCACCTGCTGCCACCAAGGCCGGCGAGGGCGACGCGCCCGCGGGTGCAGCCGCCACCGAAGTTGCAGCAGTCACTGAAGCCGCAGCCGCCGGCGAGAGTGCCGAGAGCACGACCACGGCGAGCACGACTCCCGAGGGCGGCGACGCGGAGGGCGGCGCCGAAGCCGCAGACGCCGAGGAAGCCTGA
- the tsf gene encoding translation elongation factor Ts, giving the protein MAVSTDLIKQLRAMTGAGMLDVKKALEDTDGNLEKAAELLRERGIAKADKKADRAAKEGLVGSYVHHNGKIAVLVEVNCETDFVARNEVFQDLARNLAMHVAMASPAYTRTEDVPEEVVAAEKHALLRQAAEEGKPANVAEKIVEGRLRKYLSEIVLLEQSYIKDDKKTVDEVVKEAAATLGENIQVGRFARIAIGE; this is encoded by the coding sequence ATGGCAGTTTCCACCGACCTTATCAAGCAGCTGAGGGCCATGACCGGCGCCGGCATGTTGGATGTCAAGAAGGCCCTGGAGGACACGGACGGCAACCTCGAGAAGGCGGCCGAGCTGCTCCGGGAGCGCGGCATCGCGAAGGCCGACAAGAAGGCCGACCGCGCTGCCAAGGAGGGGCTCGTCGGCTCCTACGTTCACCATAACGGCAAGATCGCCGTGCTGGTCGAGGTGAACTGCGAAACCGACTTCGTGGCGCGCAACGAGGTCTTCCAGGACCTCGCGCGTAACCTCGCCATGCATGTCGCCATGGCCAGTCCCGCCTATACCCGCACGGAGGACGTACCCGAAGAGGTGGTCGCCGCCGAGAAGCACGCGCTGTTGCGCCAGGCGGCCGAAGAGGGCAAGCCCGCGAACGTGGCTGAGAAGATCGTCGAGGGACGCCTGCGCAAGTACCTCTCCGAGATCGTCTTGCTCGAACAGTCATACATCAAGGACGACAAGAAGACCGTTGACGAGGTCGTCAAGGAAGCCGCCGCGACCCTCGGCGAGAACATCCAGGTGGGCCGCTTCGCGC